The window ACTGCAAAGGCATCCATCGAAAGACCAAGAGCAATGACCCACAACATATGAAAAGTCATAAACTAAAGTTTATTTTCCAATACAGAAAGAACTGAAAATATTGCCGAGTAAATCATCCGAAGTAAATTGCCCCGTAATTTCACTCAGGTTAGCTTGAACTAAACGAAGTTCTTCAGCCAATAATTCACCTGCATGAAACTCAGTTAATTGGACTAACCCAATTTGCAAATGTTCGGCCGCTTTTTCTAAGGCATCAAGATGGCGACGGCGTGCTAAGAAACCGCCCTCCATCCCGGTTTGGAAGCCCATTGCCTGTTTTAAATGCTCTCGCAACAAATCTACACCCTGATGTGTTTGAGCAGATAAACAAACGGTTGTTGTTCCATTTTCTTCTTTTATTCCAACTGCCTCGCCGCTTAAATCTACTTTATTGCGAACAATGGTTACCGGCATATTATTTGGCAATTTTGATAAAAATTCTGACCGCACTTTTTCAATATTTTGGCTATCAGGATCGCTGCTATCTAACATTAAAATAATACGATCGGCTTGCTCAATTTCAGTCCAAGCACGCGAGATCCCGATACGTTCAACTTCATCTGTCGCTTCACGAAGCCCTGCGGTATCAATAATATGTAAAGGCATGCCATCAATATGAATATGCTCACGCAATACATCACGCGTTGTTCCTGCAATATCTGTCACAATGGCCGCTTCTCTGCCCGCTAAAGCATTCAGCAAACTAGATTTACCTGCATTTGGACGACCGGCAATCACCACTTTCATCCCTTCACGTAAAATCGAGCCTTGTTTTGCTTCGCTACGGACTAAATCAAGTTGATTGATAATTTCTCGTAATTTTGCTTCGATTTTACCGTCTGCCAAAAAGTCAATTTCTTCATCGGGAAAATCAATCGAGGCTTCCACATAAGTACGAAGATAAATCACAGAATCTACTAACTGATTCACTTTATTAGAAAATTCACCTTGTAATGATTTTAATGCAGAACGAGCGGCTTGCTCCGAAGTCGCATCAATCAAATCGGCAATGGCTTCTGCTTGAGCTAAATCTAATTTATCGTTTAAAAAAGCTTGTTCAGAAAATTCACCTGGACGTGCAAGACGAACACCATCAAGTTGTAAAATTCGTTTTAGCAACAAATCTAATACCACTTGTCCGCCATGACCTTGCAATTCCAATACAT is drawn from Haemophilus parainfluenzae and contains these coding sequences:
- the mnmE gene encoding tRNA uridine-5-carboxymethylaminomethyl(34) synthesis GTPase MnmE — protein: MKETIVAQATAPGRGGIGILRVSGPKAVEVAQAVLGKCPKPRMADYLPFKDADGTVLDQGIALYFKSPNSFTGEDVLELQGHGGQVVLDLLLKRILQLDGVRLARPGEFSEQAFLNDKLDLAQAEAIADLIDATSEQAARSALKSLQGEFSNKVNQLVDSVIYLRTYVEASIDFPDEEIDFLADGKIEAKLREIINQLDLVRSEAKQGSILREGMKVVIAGRPNAGKSSLLNALAGREAAIVTDIAGTTRDVLREHIHIDGMPLHIIDTAGLREATDEVERIGISRAWTEIEQADRIILMLDSSDPDSQNIEKVRSEFLSKLPNNMPVTIVRNKVDLSGEAVGIKEENGTTTVCLSAQTHQGVDLLREHLKQAMGFQTGMEGGFLARRRHLDALEKAAEHLQIGLVQLTEFHAGELLAEELRLVQANLSEITGQFTSDDLLGNIFSSFCIGK